A single window of Lutzomyia longipalpis isolate SR_M1_2022 chromosome 1, ASM2433408v1 DNA harbors:
- the LOC129786671 gene encoding abl interactor 2 isoform X1, protein MNRYSYNTDSTYQEHQSVMGSENIMDELASLIRTDIPEGRQNLKESFTNLERVAEYCEDTYYRSENKKAALEETKNYTTQSLASVAYQINTLAYNYLQLLDLQAQQLAEMESQMNHIAQTVTIHKEKVARREIGVLTANKVNSRQYKIVAPMNPEKPIKYVRKQIDYNLLDEIGHGVAATHAAMKQKHRGSSQSSIQSMGTPTVGPPPTTKPPTPPQMSRGNTGTLGKAAGSTGTLGKSSREYRTPPVVIPPQVPSHYAPNYPMGHPRRTGQERGPGYSALPMPPSQQIATHIHAPQVGMVHPMPAPPASIYDDRNNMPPPPSSLTITHAMPDHGHPAPGHIGMHTLSRNRPGSQSPPLPPPPPPEETEHSDFGRPRTSQGPLAPIVPDDQNLPGWVPKNYIEKVVAIYDYYADKDDELSFQESSVLYVLKKNDDGWWEGVMDGVTGLFPGNYVEPCV, encoded by the exons AGGGGCGACAGAACCTCAAGGAGAGCTTCACAAATCTGGAGCGAGTGGCTGAGTACTGTGAGGATACGTATTACAG GTCAGAAAACAAGAAGGCAGCCCTCGAAGAGACGAAGAACTACACGACTCAGTCGCTGGCCAGTGTGGCATATCAAATCAATACACTGGCCTACAACTACCTCCAGCTGCTGGATCTGCAAGCGCAACAATTGGCTGAAATGGAGTCACAAATGAATCATATTGCACAAACTGTTACAATTCACAAGGAAAAGGTGGCCAGGAG ggagATTGGCGTTTTAACAGCCAATAAAGTGAATTCGCGTCAGTACAAGATTGTAGCCCCAATGAACCCGGAGAAGCCGATAAAGTACGTCCGGAAGCAGATTGACTACAATTTGCTGGATGAGATTGGACACGGTGTAGCTGCAACACATGCAGCAATGAAGCAGAAGCACCGTGGCTCTAGTCAGAGTTCCATTCAATCCATGGGAACACCCACAGTTGGCCCTCCGCCCACAACAAAGCCCCCAACGCCACCGCAAATGTCCCGTGGGAATACGGGGACACTGGGCAAGGCAGCTGGTAGCACGGGGACACTGGGGAAGAGTTCCAGGGAATACAGAACGCCACCAGTTGTTATTCCACCCCAAGTTCCGTCTCACTATGCACCCAACTACCCAATGGGGCATCCCCGGAGGACAGGGCAGGAGCGTGGGCCGGGCTATAGCGCTCTCCCAATGCCACCGAGTCAACAGATTGCTACGCACATTCATGCACCTCAAGTTGGTATGGTGCACCCAATGCCAGCACCCCCAGCTTCCATTTACGATGACAGGAACAACATGCCGC CGCCCCCCTCATCACTAACAATAACTCATGCCATGCCAGATCATGGACATCCAGCTCCGGGGCATATTGGGATGCATACGCTCAGCCGCAACAGGCCGGGTTCGCAGTCACCCCCATTGCCACCACCTCCACCGCCCGAGGAGACGGAGCACTCTGATTTTGGACGCCCACGCACATCTCAAGGTCCTTTAGCACCAATTGTGCCCGATGATCAAAATCTCCCTGGGTGGGTGCCGAAGAATTACATTGAGAAAG TTGTCGCCATTTACGATTACTACGCCGACAAAGATGATGAACTTAGCTTCCAGGAGAGTTCTGTACTTTATGTGCTCAAGAAGAATGACGACGGATGGTGGGAG GGTGTAATGGATGGTGTTACTGGATTATTTCCTGGAAATTATGTGGAGCCCTGTGTTTAA
- the LOC129786671 gene encoding abl interactor 2 isoform X2, with the protein MNRYSYNTDSTYQEHQSVMGSENIMDELASLIRTDIPEGRQNLKESFTNLERVAEYCEDTYYRSENKKAALEETKNYTTQSLASVAYQINTLAYNYLQLLDLQAQQLAEMESQMNHIAQTVTIHKEKVARREIGVLTANKVNSRQYKIVAPMNPEKPIKYVRKQIDYNLLDEIGHGVAATHAAMKQKHRGSSQSSIQSMGTPTVGPPPTTKPPTPPQMSRGNTGTLGKAAGSTGTLGKSSREYRTPPVVIPPQVPSHYAPNYPMGHPRRTGQERGPGYSALPMPPSQQIATHIHAPQVGMVHPMPAPPASIYDDRNNMPHHGHPAPGHIGMHTLSRNRPGSQSPPLPPPPPPEETEHSDFGRPRTSQGPLAPIVPDDQNLPGWVPKNYIEKVVAIYDYYADKDDELSFQESSVLYVLKKNDDGWWEGVMDGVTGLFPGNYVEPCV; encoded by the exons AGGGGCGACAGAACCTCAAGGAGAGCTTCACAAATCTGGAGCGAGTGGCTGAGTACTGTGAGGATACGTATTACAG GTCAGAAAACAAGAAGGCAGCCCTCGAAGAGACGAAGAACTACACGACTCAGTCGCTGGCCAGTGTGGCATATCAAATCAATACACTGGCCTACAACTACCTCCAGCTGCTGGATCTGCAAGCGCAACAATTGGCTGAAATGGAGTCACAAATGAATCATATTGCACAAACTGTTACAATTCACAAGGAAAAGGTGGCCAGGAG ggagATTGGCGTTTTAACAGCCAATAAAGTGAATTCGCGTCAGTACAAGATTGTAGCCCCAATGAACCCGGAGAAGCCGATAAAGTACGTCCGGAAGCAGATTGACTACAATTTGCTGGATGAGATTGGACACGGTGTAGCTGCAACACATGCAGCAATGAAGCAGAAGCACCGTGGCTCTAGTCAGAGTTCCATTCAATCCATGGGAACACCCACAGTTGGCCCTCCGCCCACAACAAAGCCCCCAACGCCACCGCAAATGTCCCGTGGGAATACGGGGACACTGGGCAAGGCAGCTGGTAGCACGGGGACACTGGGGAAGAGTTCCAGGGAATACAGAACGCCACCAGTTGTTATTCCACCCCAAGTTCCGTCTCACTATGCACCCAACTACCCAATGGGGCATCCCCGGAGGACAGGGCAGGAGCGTGGGCCGGGCTATAGCGCTCTCCCAATGCCACCGAGTCAACAGATTGCTACGCACATTCATGCACCTCAAGTTGGTATGGTGCACCCAATGCCAGCACCCCCAGCTTCCATTTACGATGACAGGAACAACATGCCGC ATCATGGACATCCAGCTCCGGGGCATATTGGGATGCATACGCTCAGCCGCAACAGGCCGGGTTCGCAGTCACCCCCATTGCCACCACCTCCACCGCCCGAGGAGACGGAGCACTCTGATTTTGGACGCCCACGCACATCTCAAGGTCCTTTAGCACCAATTGTGCCCGATGATCAAAATCTCCCTGGGTGGGTGCCGAAGAATTACATTGAGAAAG TTGTCGCCATTTACGATTACTACGCCGACAAAGATGATGAACTTAGCTTCCAGGAGAGTTCTGTACTTTATGTGCTCAAGAAGAATGACGACGGATGGTGGGAG GGTGTAATGGATGGTGTTACTGGATTATTTCCTGGAAATTATGTGGAGCCCTGTGTTTAA